A genomic segment from Bacillus cereus G9842 encodes:
- the spoIIIAG gene encoding stage III sporulation protein AG: MDNKDKNSKFSFFRNLLNGDQKESNEKGKKVTPKFLLVLLILGILLMFSSSLFSSKKEEVPVFKEQKTQNQEKDLPTFGQKNNDSMSNVEKYEKAYEQELKAALEEIAGVKDVTIKVNLDSSEEKILEKNTVKRSQTTGETDKTGGKREVEDESLDEKTVIIREGDKETPVVLRTEKPKVRGVLVVAKGVDNIQVKAMVKEAVIRLLDVPAHRVSVSPKN, from the coding sequence ATGGACAATAAAGATAAAAATTCGAAGTTCTCATTTTTTCGAAACTTATTGAATGGGGATCAAAAAGAAAGCAACGAGAAGGGTAAAAAGGTAACACCTAAGTTTTTACTTGTCCTACTCATACTTGGAATTTTGCTTATGTTTTCTAGTAGTCTATTTTCAAGTAAAAAAGAAGAAGTACCTGTATTTAAAGAACAAAAAACTCAAAACCAAGAAAAAGACTTACCAACTTTCGGACAAAAAAATAATGATAGTATGTCAAATGTAGAAAAATATGAAAAAGCGTATGAACAAGAATTAAAAGCTGCTTTAGAAGAAATAGCAGGAGTAAAAGACGTAACGATTAAAGTGAATTTAGATTCATCTGAAGAAAAAATTTTAGAAAAAAATACAGTGAAACGCTCACAAACAACAGGTGAAACAGATAAAACAGGCGGTAAGAGAGAAGTAGAGGACGAGTCTCTTGATGAAAAGACTGTCATTATACGTGAAGGGGATAAAGAAACTCCTGTTGTTTTACGAACAGAGAAGCCGAAAGTACGTGGTGTTCTTGTCGTAGCAAAGGGAGTGGATAATATACAAGTTAAAGCAATGGTAAAAGAAGCTGTGATAAGGCTGCTAGATGTACCAGCCCATCGCGTTTCAGTTTCACCGAAAAATTGA
- the spoIIIAE gene encoding stage III sporulation protein AE, translating into MLRRFGAKLLFACFLFFSLPVVVQASPVETNVVDQQLDKLGIEDVKQFWDGLVTKYGGYLPESQKGSFMEFVKGEKEFSLKEWMIGLLKYLFHELAANGKLLGTLIMLTIFSALLQSLQSAFSKSSVSKIADAVVYMVLIIFALNSFYVVMTYARETIQTMVDFILALLPILLALIATGGGVVSVSFFHPVIIFLMNTSGLLMNYIVLPLLLLATILSIVSTMSDQYKVTKLSKLLQNVSVGIIGIFLTIFLGVLSVQGTATAVADGIAVKTAKFVTGNFIPVVGRMFTEAADTVISASGLLKNTVGIIGLVILCLIVAFPAIQIFCIAFIYKFAAAVLQPVGSGAIIQYLDIIGRSIIYVFACLAIVSFMFFLSITIIIAAGNITLMMR; encoded by the coding sequence TCCTTTTCTTTTCTTTACCGGTTGTTGTACAAGCTTCTCCTGTAGAAACAAACGTCGTTGATCAACAATTGGATAAGCTCGGAATTGAAGATGTGAAGCAATTTTGGGACGGGCTTGTTACAAAATATGGAGGCTATTTGCCAGAGAGTCAAAAAGGGAGCTTTATGGAGTTTGTAAAGGGAGAAAAAGAATTCTCTCTAAAAGAGTGGATGATAGGGTTATTAAAATATTTATTTCATGAGCTTGCAGCTAATGGAAAACTGCTTGGCACACTTATTATGCTCACAATCTTTAGTGCATTGTTGCAATCACTGCAATCCGCTTTTTCAAAAAGTAGCGTAAGTAAAATTGCTGATGCTGTTGTATATATGGTACTTATTATTTTTGCTTTAAATAGTTTTTATGTCGTTATGACATATGCAAGAGAAACGATACAAACAATGGTAGATTTTATATTAGCATTATTGCCAATTTTGCTGGCGCTTATAGCAACTGGCGGGGGGGTTGTATCTGTATCGTTTTTTCATCCGGTTATCATTTTCTTAATGAATACGAGTGGGCTTCTTATGAATTATATCGTTCTACCACTTTTATTACTGGCAACGATATTAAGTATTGTAAGTACAATGAGTGATCAATATAAAGTGACGAAATTGTCCAAGCTTCTGCAAAATGTTAGCGTTGGGATTATCGGTATTTTTTTAACGATTTTTTTAGGAGTATTATCTGTACAAGGAACAGCAACAGCTGTTGCTGATGGAATAGCTGTGAAAACTGCTAAATTTGTAACAGGAAACTTCATTCCAGTAGTTGGAAGGATGTTTACAGAAGCGGCAGATACTGTTATTAGCGCATCAGGATTATTGAAAAACACAGTCGGAATTATTGGGCTCGTCATTTTATGCTTAATTGTTGCCTTTCCAGCGATTCAAATTTTCTGTATCGCATTTATTTATAAATTCGCAGCAGCAGTATTGCAACCGGTTGGCAGCGGAGCAATTATTCAATACTTAGACATTATTGGACGAAGCATCATTTACGTATTTGCTTGCTTAGCTATCGTATCATTTATGTTCTTTTTAAGTATTACAATTATTATTGCTGCGGGGAATATTACACTTATGATGCGGTAG
- a CDS encoding SpoIIIAH-like family protein, with product MLKKQTVWLLTMLSLVVVLSVYYVTTPDKMNTASPATGEKIGQEKQGTDKAVTNEAPKETPKKENTSKETTNKETDKKENTKKETSKKEGNVSVQSSDENFTALRMQMEDQRSEAKAKLQEVMNSSKSSATEKSKAKDNFDAITTMETKQELLETVIKSQGGYPDALVRADGTDIRVTVKAAKHSQKEANKIIQLVRSEGGSKDVGVKFDPPAK from the coding sequence GTGTTAAAAAAACAAACAGTTTGGCTATTAACGATGTTAAGTTTAGTTGTTGTACTATCTGTGTATTACGTGACAACTCCTGACAAAATGAATACAGCATCGCCGGCAACAGGTGAAAAGATTGGACAAGAAAAACAAGGTACTGATAAAGCAGTAACAAACGAAGCACCTAAAGAAACCCCGAAAAAAGAAAATACAAGCAAGGAAACAACAAATAAAGAAACAGACAAAAAAGAAAATACTAAAAAAGAAACAAGTAAAAAAGAGGGTAATGTATCAGTTCAATCAAGTGATGAGAATTTCACAGCCTTACGTATGCAAATGGAAGATCAACGTAGTGAAGCGAAAGCAAAATTACAAGAAGTGATGAATTCTTCGAAATCTTCAGCAACAGAAAAGAGTAAAGCGAAAGATAACTTTGATGCAATCACTACAATGGAAACGAAGCAAGAATTACTTGAGACAGTAATTAAATCTCAAGGAGGATATCCAGATGCTCTTGTAAGAGCTGATGGTACAGATATTAGAGTAACGGTTAAAGCGGCAAAACATTCACAGAAAGAAGCAAATAAAATTATTCAACTTGTAAGAAGTGAAGGCGGATCAAAAGATGTAGGTGTGAAATTTGATCCACCAGCGAAATAA
- the accB gene encoding acetyl-CoA carboxylase biotin carboxyl carrier protein produces the protein MFKIQEVRELIKLIDSSNIDEFEYKKDGTTIKMKKRGNEVVAVQAPAAKQAMQPVAPVEVETTVAAAQAEAPKQEEKKTVQDENLHKITSPMVGTFYSSSSPDTPPYVSIGDRVSKDSIVCIVEAMKLFNEIDADVEGEIVEILVNNGQLVEYGQPLFLVKA, from the coding sequence ATGTTTAAAATTCAAGAAGTTCGTGAATTAATTAAATTAATTGATAGCTCTAATATTGATGAATTTGAATACAAAAAAGACGGTACAACAATCAAAATGAAAAAGCGTGGTAATGAAGTTGTTGCTGTGCAAGCACCTGCAGCAAAACAAGCTATGCAACCAGTAGCGCCTGTTGAAGTTGAAACGACAGTAGCAGCAGCGCAAGCAGAAGCACCGAAGCAAGAAGAGAAGAAAACTGTTCAAGATGAAAACCTACATAAGATTACCTCACCAATGGTAGGTACATTCTATTCTTCATCTTCACCTGATACACCTCCATATGTAAGTATTGGGGATAGAGTATCGAAAGATTCTATCGTATGTATTGTCGAGGCTATGAAGTTATTTAACGAAATTGATGCTGATGTAGAGGGCGAAATTGTTGAAATTCTTGTTAATAACGGACAGCTTGTTGAGTATGGACAACCGCTATTTCTTGTAAAAGCGTAA
- the spoIIIAF gene encoding stage III sporulation protein AF, with amino-acid sequence MQFVTEWIRNIIVFLLLATMLHLILPNSNLQKYVKFVVSLLLVVLILTPLFKLLQTDVNEVIANFNEEKYVAEGSVKNSIDSKKKEIQALTRAYSLEEMATKMKKEVGKEFEKKYGMTVSEIQIVAAENTEEVKSAKDIQSVVVTLKEKERSKNDAIETVKPIEINTKEPPKKVEETNVEMKDFFSSRWQLEGKQIQVQMEGRTGRVNGQ; translated from the coding sequence ATGCAATTTGTTACAGAGTGGATTAGAAATATTATCGTTTTTTTGCTCTTAGCGACAATGCTTCATCTTATTCTTCCAAATTCGAATTTGCAAAAATACGTTAAATTTGTTGTAAGTCTTTTGTTAGTTGTATTAATTTTAACGCCTCTTTTTAAATTATTGCAGACAGATGTAAATGAAGTAATTGCAAATTTTAATGAAGAAAAGTACGTAGCAGAAGGATCTGTAAAAAATTCAATAGATTCGAAGAAAAAAGAAATACAAGCTCTAACACGTGCATATAGTTTAGAAGAGATGGCTACCAAAATGAAAAAAGAAGTAGGAAAAGAGTTTGAGAAAAAGTATGGTATGACTGTCTCTGAAATACAAATAGTCGCAGCAGAAAATACAGAAGAAGTAAAGTCGGCGAAAGATATTCAATCTGTTGTTGTGACGTTGAAAGAAAAAGAACGCAGTAAAAATGATGCAATCGAAACAGTAAAGCCAATTGAAATTAATACGAAAGAGCCTCCAAAAAAAGTGGAAGAAACGAATGTGGAAATGAAAGATTTCTTTTCAAGCAGGTGGCAACTAGAGGGTAAACAAATCCAAGTTCAAATGGAAGGGAGGACAGGTAGAGTAAATGGACAATAA